Below is a genomic region from Corallococcus macrosporus.
TCGATGAGGATGCGCCCCTCGATGTGGTCCACGAGCAGCCGCTCGCCGGCCGTCAGCGACGGGTCGTCACGCAGCACGCGGATGCGCTCGCGCACGCGGTCCAGCTCGCGGCCCGGCACCGCGCTGCCCTCCAGCCGCAGCAGGTCTCCGGCGACGGCGACCTCCAGGAGCGTGGGCGCGCTGGGACAGGCGAGCGCGTCCTGCACCTCGCGCCGGGAGCGCTTCGCGTCCAGGTCCTCCACGAAGAGCAGCGCCCGTGCGTGGTGGTATTCCGAGCGGCGCGCGCAGTCCTCTGGATCGTGCTGGACGTACTCGTCCAGGAACGCGCGGGCCAGCGCCGGGTCGTGGCTCAGCCGCGCGCTCGTCACCAGCTCGGCCAGGAGCATCTCCTCCTGGAACCAGCTGTCGCTGCGGAAGGCCTCCTCCAGCGCGGAGCGGGCCAGGGACTCGGCCTCCTTGCGGCGGTCCAGCCGGTTGTAGAGGCCCGCCAGGTGCCGCTGGAGGTCGACGCAGCGGTACTGGAAGCCCGCGCTCCGGCACGCGGCCAGGCCGTCCTTGAGGGACGTCTCCGCCGTCTGCGTGTCGCCCCGCGCCTGCGCCGCCTGGGCCCGGCCGCGCGCGAGCGGGGCGTCGTACCAGGCGGGCTCGCCGGACTGACGCACGAGCGTCGTCAGCTCGTCGACGAAGTGGTCCTCCAGGTGGAGCAGCAGGATGGCGCCCATGAGCAGGTCGCGCTCGTTGGAGCGCCGCAGCCGCGCGAGGAACGCGTCCGCCTCCGCGCCCTCCAGCGTCCGCGTGCCTGCGAGGATGTCGCGGTAGGTGTTCGCCAGCGGGCCGCGCTTGAGGAAGTCCGCCGCCGCGACGCGGGCCACGTAGGCGCTCGCCGTCTTCGTGCGGGTGACGTCGTCCAGCAGCTCGGCCAGCGGCGCCAGCGCCTTCACGCGCTCCACGGACGTGGCGGCGCGCAGCGCGTGGTAGAGGTACAGCCGCGCGAGGTCCGGGTTGCGCCGCGCCATGGTGGCCGGGTACGGCGTGCCGTCCAGCGCCAGCGCCATGCCGGCCGCGTTCATGGCCTTCCACGAGTCCCGCCGCGCCAGCGCGCCCTTGCGCAGGCCGTCCGCGCGCTCGCGGGCCTCGGTGCTCCAGCCGGGCTCCTTCGCCTGCGCCACACGGGAGAACTCCGCCGCGGCGGCCAGCTCCAGCGAGAGCGCCTGGAGCGCGAGGCCCCGGTTCCAGTGCAGCCGCGCGTCGTCCGGCGCGGACTCCAGGCCGACTTCCAGCAGCGACAGCGCGCGCTCCGGCTGGGCCCGGCCCAGGGCCGCCAGCGACAGGTCGCCCATGACGGCGGGCGACGCGGGCAGGCGCTCCAGGATGCGCTCCGCGCGCTCGAAGTCCCCGGCCGCGAGCCAGGCGGTCGCGACGCCGTGCAGGTCCCCCTTCGCCTCCAGCTCCGTCAGGGCCTTGAGGTCCAGCTCCGGCCGGCCGTCCCCGCTGCCACGCATCGTGCCCGTGGCACGGTAGTCCGCGAGCCCCGGGTGGCTGAGCCGTCCCTCCAGCGGGCGCGCGGCGGCGAGCGCGAAGGGCAGCACGCGCTCCTGTTCGGACGAACGCCACGGACGCCCCACCGCCAGCACCGCGAGCACCACCGCGGCAGCCGCTGCCGCGAAGCCCGCCACGCGGCGGCGATCCCAGCTCGGGCGAGAACGTTCGGAGCGAACAGGCGAAGACCGCGACCCGGTGTCGGGCAGCGGAGCGGAAGGAGTTACCGTCCCCGGCACGGCCCGTAGTCCCGCACCAGGCCGGGCTTCCGCGCTCGACGACGCCTCGGCGCTCGCATGCGCACCGGGCCGGGCTTCCGCCTCGGGTGACTTCACGGTCGCTGCATGCGCACCGGTCGCGGTCTCTAGACCAGAAGGCGCTCCAGCCGAGGGTCGTGCACCGGCCTCCGCGCGTGCGTCCGCGGCGGCCTGGACGAGGAGGCTCGCCTGCACCTGGTCCTCCAGGGCGGCCTGGCACTCGGCGCAGTCCGCGAGGTGGACCTGGAAGGCCTCGGCCTCCTCGAGCGGAAGCTCTCCGTCCACGAAGGCGGCGAGCTGTTCACATGACACCGTCACGCTGGACCCTCCGCGGTGCCTTCACGGGCCAGCAGCAGCTCCTTGAGCTTCTTGCGCGCCCGGAACAGGCGGGTGCCCACCGTCATGGACGGGATGCCGAGCCGCCGGCCGATCTCCGCGTAGCTCTGTCGCTCCATGTCCTTCATGCGCACCACCTCGCGCAGCTCCGGGGGGAGCTGCTCCACCGCCTTCCACACGTCGTCCAACGTGTAGCGCGCCCAGGTCTCCGGGGCGGCTTCGGCCTCCGCCAGGGTGTCCCCCATCGCGTCGGTGAATTCCTCCTGGGGGTGGCGCCGGTCGTGCCGGCACCAGTCGAGGAAGCGTCGAACGAGGATGGACGCCAGCCACGCCATGGGGGGCGCGGACCGGTCATACGTATGGAACGCGCGGAAGGCGCGCTCGTAGGTCTCCTGCAGCAGGTCCTTCGCGTCCGCCGGGTTGCGGCCCCGGCACAGGATGCGGGCCCGTGCCTCCAGCGCCGGCGCGCACTGCGCGACGAGCGCCTGGAACTCCGCGGCGTCCTCACGGGAAGCCGAAGGCACCTCCGTGTCGGAGGCGGAGGACTCCCCGGGCCGGGGGGCGACGCGGGGCGATCGCGGGCGGAACACCACGGGGGCGTTCCTAGCAGGAGCCGCCCCGCCCGCGAAGTCTGTCGACACCCTCCCCCGCGCTTCCCACCCGCCAGGTGGGCCGCCCGGAACGGCGGCCCGGAGGGCTAGCAGGAGCTGGTCCCCAGGCGGACGCCCGTGCGCACCCGCGTCTTGAAGGCCCCCAGCGCCGCGCCCACGCCCGTGACGCGGATCTTGCTGTAGCCCGTCCCACCCGAGCCGATGTTGACGCGCAGGATGCACAGCCCGTTCGGGAAGAAGACCCCCGGCGGAATCCAGTTGCCCGTCGTCGTCACCGAGCCCATCGAGTACCAGAGGCTGTTCTTGTAGCCGAACGCGGAGCCGATGATCGCCACTCCCTTGCAGGCGCTCTCGCCGACGTTGCTCGACGCCGGGATGACCTCCACGAACGGCTGGGCGAACTTGCCCCCCAGGCCCGACACCTCCGTGACGAAGCGGTTGGGACAGTCCGTCTGGTCATAGGAGCTGTCATTGGAGGCCGCCGCCGCGTCCAGGTAGCCGCACGAAGGATGGACGGCCGTGACCGCCGCGCCGTCCGGCTGCGCCAGCACCACGCCCGGGTTCACGCAGGACTCGTCCATGCCCTGCTCCTGGCTGGCGATGGACTCGTCCGCGACGCTGGAGTCATCCACCTGCGCCTCCTCCAGCGGGCCCCCACAGGCGGTGGCGAGCGAGGCGGCGAACACGAAGGCGGCGGAAGGCAGGAAGCGCATGGGGGGACTCCGGGGCTGAGGGGAAGCCCGTGGCCGGGCTCCACCCTGTTACGTCGGCTGTCGCGCTTATTCCCCCGCGCCATTTCCACGCCGTTTTTCGGCCGTGCTAAGGCACCGCGCGTGGACATCGACAAGCCCTACCTGCTGTTCCTGGGAGACGTGAAGGATCAGCTCGCGGCCAAGACGGCCCACGGCATCGTGGACTGGCGGCCCGACTGGTGCGTGGGTCAGCTGCGCCTCCCGGGCTGCGCGGCGGACTGTGGCCTGCCAGACATGGACATCGCCCAGGCGAAGGCGAAGGGCGCGCGCACGCTGGTGGTGGGCGTGGTGAACCCGGGCGGCGTGCTGGCGGACGCGTGGGTGGACACGCTGGTGCGGGCGCTGGAGGCCGGGCTGGACGTGGCCACCGGGCTGCACAAGCGGCTGTCGTCCTTCCCCGCCGTGGCGGCCGCGGCGGCGAAGCACGGGCGCAAGCTGCACGACGTGCGCTTCCCGGACCGGGACTTCGCCACGGGCCAGGGCACGAAGCGGCCCGGCCTGCGCGTCCTCACCGTGGGCACCGACTGCGCGGTGGGCAAGAAGTACACGGCGCTGGCGCTGGAGAAGGAGCTGCGCCAGCGCGGTTGGAAGGCGGACTTCCGGGCCACCGGGCAGACGGGCATCCTCATCTCCGGGCGCGGCGTGGCGCTGGATGCCGTCGTGTCCGACTTCGTCGCCGGCGCGGCGGAGTGGCTCACCCCCGCGAACGACTCGGACCACTGGGACGTGGTGGAGGGTCAGGGGTCGCTGTTCCACCCCTCCTTCGCGGGCGTCACGCTGGGCCTGCTGCACGGCGCGCAGCCGGACGCCTTCATCGTCTGTCACGAGCCCACGCGCACGCGCATGCGGGGCGTGAAGCACCCGCTGCCGTCCATCCAGGACGTCATCGACCGCACGGTGCTGGAGGGCCGCCTGACGAACCCGGCCATCCAGTGCACGGGCATCGCCATCAACACCGAACACCTGGGCGAGGACGAAGCGCGCTCGCTCCTGGAGGCCACCGGCCGGGCGCATGGCCTGCCCTGCGTGGACCCGCTGCGCACGGGCGCGGGCCCCCTGGCCGACGCGCTGGCGAGCCGCTTCCCGCGCGGGTGACACACCGCCCTTTCCGCGAAACCCTCTCCACCGGAGCGGGTCACGGTATATTGAGGAAACCATGGGACGCATTTTCGAGACACGCAAGGCGACGATGTTCGCCCGCTGGAACAAGATGGCGAAGGTCTTCACGCGCATCACGAAGGACATCGTGATTGCCGTGAAGGCGGGCGGGCCGACGATCGAATCAAACCCCGCGCTGCGCCGGGCCGTGCAGAACGCCCGCGCGGCGAACATGCCGAAGACCAACGTGGACGCCGCCATCAAGCGCGCCAGTGGTCAGGACCAGGCCGACTACCAGATCCTCCTCTACGAAGGCTACGCGCCCCACGGCGTGGGCATCCTGGTGGAGGCCGCGACGGACAACGTCACGCGCA
It encodes:
- a CDS encoding CHAT domain-containing protein codes for the protein MTVSCEQLAAFVDGELPLEEAEAFQVHLADCAECQAALEDQVQASLLVQAAADARAEAGARPSAGAPSGLETATGAHAATVKSPEAEARPGAHASAEASSSAEARPGAGLRAVPGTVTPSAPLPDTGSRSSPVRSERSRPSWDRRRVAGFAAAAAAVVLAVLAVGRPWRSSEQERVLPFALAAARPLEGRLSHPGLADYRATGTMRGSGDGRPELDLKALTELEAKGDLHGVATAWLAAGDFERAERILERLPASPAVMGDLSLAALGRAQPERALSLLEVGLESAPDDARLHWNRGLALQALSLELAAAAEFSRVAQAKEPGWSTEARERADGLRKGALARRDSWKAMNAAGMALALDGTPYPATMARRNPDLARLYLYHALRAATSVERVKALAPLAELLDDVTRTKTASAYVARVAAADFLKRGPLANTYRDILAGTRTLEGAEADAFLARLRRSNERDLLMGAILLLHLEDHFVDELTTLVRQSGEPAWYDAPLARGRAQAAQARGDTQTAETSLKDGLAACRSAGFQYRCVDLQRHLAGLYNRLDRRKEAESLARSALEEAFRSDSWFQEEMLLAELVTSARLSHDPALARAFLDEYVQHDPEDCARRSEYHHARALLFVEDLDAKRSRREVQDALACPSAPTLLEVAVAGDLLRLEGSAVPGRELDRVRERIRVLRDDPSLTAGERLLVDHIEGRILIERDREEGQRILRRVITGSALQRSTDIEARKAWAHSHHVLVMDAGRAKEWGPAVDLIAEEVDRTAPTSCLLALAGQDERMLFVARGPTGASSGLYLNALKRPLREQVPAVPEPLLQVLAGCDAVRVLAEPILQGRPGLLPADRAWSYLAPGGHRVEAPAAAPAPKRLVVSDVEPPASLGLPHLMPWKGVTGPGDVHLRGRAATPEAVLAEMKDATEVELHTHGLSGAVSDAAFLALSPDAAGRYALTAEDLEGHTLQGAPVVMLAACDANVGAWRYHAVWSLPAALIQAGARAVVAPSTEVPDVEAGAFFQALLDALRRGTPPAQALRDTRARWLQQGSARWVQDLVAFE
- a CDS encoding RNA polymerase sigma factor; translation: MFRPRSPRVAPRPGESSASDTEVPSASREDAAEFQALVAQCAPALEARARILCRGRNPADAKDLLQETYERAFRAFHTYDRSAPPMAWLASILVRRFLDWCRHDRRHPQEEFTDAMGDTLAEAEAAPETWARYTLDDVWKAVEQLPPELREVVRMKDMERQSYAEIGRRLGIPSMTVGTRLFRARKKLKELLLAREGTAEGPA
- the dgcN gene encoding N-acetyltransferase DgcN, which gives rise to MDIDKPYLLFLGDVKDQLAAKTAHGIVDWRPDWCVGQLRLPGCAADCGLPDMDIAQAKAKGARTLVVGVVNPGGVLADAWVDTLVRALEAGLDVATGLHKRLSSFPAVAAAAAKHGRKLHDVRFPDRDFATGQGTKRPGLRVLTVGTDCAVGKKYTALALEKELRQRGWKADFRATGQTGILISGRGVALDAVVSDFVAGAAEWLTPANDSDHWDVVEGQGSLFHPSFAGVTLGLLHGAQPDAFIVCHEPTRTRMRGVKHPLPSIQDVIDRTVLEGRLTNPAIQCTGIAINTEHLGEDEARSLLEATGRAHGLPCVDPLRTGAGPLADALASRFPRG